The DNA window GAAGTAATTCGGCAACCGATGCCTCAGGTGGGTAGCATACGAACAGTGATCCAATGAAGCCCGCGGCTCAAAGGGCTGCTACCGCCACAGCGGCTCGACCTGTTCGGCGTTCCAGGCGTCCCACAAGGCAGACATTTGCTGCACGCGGGCCGGTTCTTTGGCGGCCAGGTCGGCGGTCTCGCCGATATCGCGGGCCAGGTCGTAGAGCTGCCAGTCTTTGCCGTCGCGGATCAGCTTCCAGTCACCCACGCGCAAGGCGTTCTTTTTCCCTACCCGCCAGAACAATGGTCGCGGCGGCATCGGCGTGGCGTTGTCGGCAAGCAGCGGCATGAGGCCGATGCCGTCCAGCCGCCTGGTGCCCGACGCCGCTTCGGCGCGGGCCAGCGCGATCGCGGTCGCCGTCACGTCGATGGAGGCGATCGGCGTATCGATGACCCGCCCGGCCGCAACGTGATGCTTCCACGAGATCACGAACGGCACGCGAATGCCCCCTTCGCGCAATTCGCCTTTGCCGCCGCTTAGCGGGGCGTTGCTGGAAGTGAGTTCCTTCGTCGGGCCGCCGTTGTCGCTCAGGAACACGACCAGGGTGTTGTCTTCAACGCCGATCTCGCGAAGTTGCGCGAGCACTTTGCCCACGCTGTCGTCGAGATGGGAAAGCATCGCCGCAAAAATGCGGCGGTGGACGTCTTCAATGTGCGCGAACTTCTTCATGTACGCGTCCGCCCCCTGCATCGGGCTGTGAACGGCGTTGTAGGACAGGTAGAGGAAGAACGGCTGAGCCCGATGCCGCCCGACGAAATCGCACGCTTCGCGGGTGAAGGCGTCGGTGAGATTCGCCTTCTCGTCGATCGGCTGGCTGCTGCGAAGCAGCGGGTTGTCGGTGTCGTATTCGTGTTCGTTGCCGCCCAGGTGCGTGCTCCAGACGATACGGCCGTCGGGCGAGGTCCAGCGGCCTTTGCCGCCATCGGGCAATGTCTTGCGGCGGAGCCAGGTCGTCACACCCTGCCACGGCGCCGGCACGTAGTAGTGACCTTCGTGCAGAAAGCCGTAGAACTCGTCAAAACCGCGCCGCTGCGGGTGAAACTCCGCCGTTCCCCCGAGATGCCACTTGCCCACCAAAGCTGTCGCATACCCGGAATCGCGCAGGCGATCGGCCACGGTCTTTTCCGCGACGGGCAAGCCAATGCCCGGGGCCGCGTTTTTGGCGCCGATCGGATTGAACTCGAACCCGAAGCGAGTCTGATAGCGGCCGGTCATCAAAGCCGCACGGGACGCGGCGCAGAAGGGGGCCGTGACATACCCACTGGTGAAGCGCGCGCCACCGGCGGCCAGCGCATCAATGTGCGGCGTCGGGATCTCTTTACCGCCGTAACAGCCGAGTTCGCCGTAGCCCAGATCGTCGGCAACGATGAAGACGATGTTGGGGCGTTGCTCGGCCGCGACGGCTGAGCTGACGATGCAAAGGGTGCAGAGCACCAGAACAACGGCGAGGGTGGGTTGGGTGACTTTCATGATTCAGATTCGGCACCAGTGCGCGTAACGGGGCTGGCACGGAACCAAACGTCTAACGGAGCGTCCTCGATTCGCGCCCATTCGCAGCCTGGGACCGCCGAGCGCCTGCTCGGCTCTTCGACATGCCGAGCAATCGCTCGGCGGTACCGGGGTGCGAATCACGACCGACTACCTGGCGACCATTGTGAAGACCGAGGCTCTACTTTGCTGCCTTCTTCGGCGCGGCCGCGGCGGGGTATCGCTTCACGACGACATCATTCTTCTGCGGTACGCCGGGCGTGCTGCGCCCGTCGGTGATGAGCTTCTCCAGCAGTGCCTGCATCTCGGCAACCCTCTCCGGCATGGCGGCCGCGAGGTTCTTCGCTTCGGCAGTGTCGTCGGCGAGATTGTAAAGCTGTACCGGCTGCGACTGATCGCCGCCTTTGCCCCATCCGCCGGAGCCGGGTGCCGGGATGTACTTCCATGAGCCGCTGCGTACCGCCGGCGAGCCCTGGATGGATGCGCTCACGCCATGCTCGCGGACCGGCTTGTCGTCGCCCTTCAGTAGCGGTATCAGGCTGAAACTGTCTTCACCGGCGTTGTCCGGGAGCTTCTGTCCGAACAGATCGGCAAACGTGCGTAGGAAGTCAGCCTGATACACGAGCTGGTTGCAGACGGTG is part of the Humisphaera borealis genome and encodes:
- a CDS encoding sulfatase-like hydrolase/transferase, with the translated sequence MKVTQPTLAVVLVLCTLCIVSSAVAAEQRPNIVFIVADDLGYGELGCYGGKEIPTPHIDALAAGGARFTSGYVTAPFCAASRAALMTGRYQTRFGFEFNPIGAKNAAPGIGLPVAEKTVADRLRDSGYATALVGKWHLGGTAEFHPQRRGFDEFYGFLHEGHYYVPAPWQGVTTWLRRKTLPDGGKGRWTSPDGRIVWSTHLGGNEHEYDTDNPLLRSSQPIDEKANLTDAFTREACDFVGRHRAQPFFLYLSYNAVHSPMQGADAYMKKFAHIEDVHRRIFAAMLSHLDDSVGKVLAQLREIGVEDNTLVVFLSDNGGPTKELTSSNAPLSGGKGELREGGIRVPFVISWKHHVAAGRVIDTPIASIDVTATAIALARAEAASGTRRLDGIGLMPLLADNATPMPPRPLFWRVGKKNALRVGDWKLIRDGKDWQLYDLARDIGETADLAAKEPARVQQMSALWDAWNAEQVEPLWR